AACTTATTTCGATACCATTTCGAATGCTGCTGCATGTGATTCTGCTATTACGTTGAACTTGACGATTAATAGATCTTCTGCATCCACACAGAATATATTATCATGCTCTGATTTTTTGTGGCAGGGAAATACATATTCTACCACTGGAACCTATTATGACACGATTCCTAACGTATCGGGTTGTGATTCAGTCATGATGCTGAATTTAGTTATCAACCGTACTGCTTCCACCTTAATTGATACTGCCTGCGATGTTTATTTCTGGCAGGGCCAGACTTACACTTCATCCGGGACTTATTATGATACTATACCTAATGCGCAGGGTTGCGATTCAGCAATGACCTTGCTTTTAAATGTTAAAAATTCAACAGCTTCCTCGCAAACCGTAATCTCTTGTGATTCTTTTTTATGGAGAGGGAACAGTTACACCCTCTCGGGAAATTATTCTGATACAATTCCAAATTTCATGGGTTGCGATTCGGTAATAATATTGAATTTGACAATTCATAATTCAACAGGATCCTTGCAGACCGTTACCTCCTGTAATAATTTCTTTTGGCAAGGAGGAATTTACTCCTCTTCTGGAACCTACTATGACACTATTAAAAATAGCTTTGGTTGTGATTCTTTAATGACTCTTATTTTGACCATTGACACTGTTGACATTTCTGTTACAGTCAACGATCCTAAACTTACATCTAATGCGCAGGATGCAAGCTATCAATGGATAAATTGTGATGCTATGCAGCTCATTCCCGGGGATACTAATGCAATTTTTATTGCCACCACAAACGGAAACTACGCAGTTATTGTAGGGCAAACAGGCTGTGCCGATACTTCTGTTTGTTACCTTATTTCAAAGGTGGGAATAGCTGAAACTGTTTTTGAGAAAGAACCTATAATATTTCCAAATCCTACTGATGGGGTGATATTTATTCTGTTTGATAAAGCAACAAACCATGCAACTTTGCGGATTTCCAATCTTTATGGGAAAGTTATAATAGAAAAAACCAGTCTCAACAGCGATGAATTGGAATTGGATTTTTCTGAACAGGCATCGGGCATCTATCTACTTGAAATATTGGAAAAAAGAAAGATTTTCAGAGCTAAGATAATCAAGAACTGAAATTATTACCAGCTAACTTCCACATAATTTGTATAAGTTATCATCAAGCTGTTGCAATACCTCATCTTTCAACTGATTTAACCATCCCAGCTATTTTGAATGTTCTTTGGTACTTAAAGTATTTATAAGAAAAAAATTTAAACGAGTATTACAGATGGTTCGTTCCTCACCATGCCAATTTGGAGCAAACTACTGGGGCTGTTCATTGCTAATTTATATTCGTCTGCATAGGGAATTTAAAAAACAATATTGATTAGCATTTAGTGGTATTTTAATGGAAAAATGTTAAAAGCTCTCCAGTCATTTGATACCGGCAATACTCAATAGCGTAGGCTAGAGGATTGACTCCTGTACTCCATTATTTTCATGATAGAACAATTTAATATTAAAAGTATTAATAAGCTAAACTGAGTTTTCAGCATTACGGATGGCTGGGCCCAAAAATCCATTCGGTGCTATTATCCTGCATGTGCCATATATTTGCCCGCCATAGCCAGATCGTTTCTTTAAAATTGCAGGAACGTTATTATCAGCTTTCAGAAAAATGGAGATTAAATCTTATATATCCAAAGCGTCTGCCGCCAAATGGGGCGTTTTTTTACTTTTTTGCCTTTATCTCTATTTTCCGGTTTTTCTCCATCTCAATACGCTGCCCATCCACCTTTGGGACGAGGCGTTGTTTGGCTTGCGTGCGCTGCACTTCTTGAAGTTTGGCGAGTACATGGTCAATTTCAATCATTTCGAGGGAATGCCGGACTACCTTAGCACCAAGCTGCCGTTTACCACTTTCTTTCAGGTTGCCGGTTTAAAAATATTTGGAATCAACGAGTTAGGTCTCAGGTTGCCAATATCCTTCATTTTTTTGGGTACTGTATTTTATGGCTGTTACTTTTCACGAAAATACCTGGGAAGCATTTTGCCGGGAATCGTAGCCGGGGTGGTGTTGGTGAGCAGCACCGGAGTGGTGACCTCACACATGCTGCGCACGGGCGATCATGATATTCCTTTTGCCTGCTATTTATTTCTCGGTATTTTATTTTTTCATCGCTTTCTTAATACGGACCGTTCTGCTCTGCTTGTGGCTTTTACGATATGTATGATCGCTGCTTTCCTGACGAAAAATCTCCTGACGGGTCTCATTTTTCCCGGCCTGTTGGCCTACACGCTTTATCGCAGATCATTTGTGAAAATGCTGAGGGACTATCGCATTTACCTGTCTTTGCTGGCCATTGCAGGAAGCTATGTAGGCACCATTCTGTATATTGAAAATATATCCCCGGGCTTCTGGGCAAGGATGTGGGACCATGACCTGATGGGGCGGTACAAGGAACCAATTCATGGCCATGAAAAAGCATTCTTCTATTATTATTATCTGTTTGTAAATGAGAGTTTTGTCCCATTCAGTTATTTTATGCTGGCTGCCATTGCTCTTAGTGCAGACCGCAATATGAATAAAAATGTACAGCAATTGCTGGTGCTTAATTCACTGGTTTTTGTTTTTTATTTATTGGGTATTTCTTTAGCCGAAACTAAATTACCCTGGTACCTTGGCCCACTATATTTTATGGGCGCATTCATTACAGGATTGGGGATTTATCACCTGTGGGCCAGCTATATTATCCGGATGAGCGTGGCCGCCCAATATTCGCTACTGGTAGCCGCCCTCATCCTAGTGATCCCAAATTATGCGAAAATTATCGGATCCATTTATTTACCTGAACCAACCCTGTCAGAGCAGAAATATGGGATTTTTATTGAAAGGATCAGCAAAGATTTTCCGGAAGTTGATACTATGGTAATAGCCGATAAAAGCTTTGGGCCGGCGGCTTATTTTATTAAAGAAGAATATAATGCGCTTGAACAATTTAATATTAGTTATCAAAAGAACATTGAATTTAATAAAGGTGAATATGTAATAACCTGCTTCCAGAGTGTGTTGAAAGTGATGGAGCAAAAATATGATATTAAATTGCTGAATAGCTGGCAGGAATGCAGCCTGATAAAAATTCAAAGAGAAAAATTGATTTTGGATAAATAATTGGGAAGCACCGTGTTCAGGGGAAATTGCGATTAGAAAAAGCATTAATATGTTAAAAAGATAGAATAATCATTGTCTGAAGTTTGAAACTTCATACATCATGATGGCTGCAGCGATCGCAGCATTCAGGCTTTCTGCGTGGCCGGAGCCGGGAATTGTAATCTGGTGACGGCATTTAGCCAGGAGCGACTCTGTGAGGCCATGCGCTTCATTGCCTATAATAAAAAATCCGCCTTTGGGTTTATCCTGAGAAAGTGGTACACCCTGAATTGTACACGCATAGGACGGTATTGCCGGATGATCTGTCAGCAATCTTACCAGATCGTGATAGTAAACCGGCAGGCGGGCAATGCTGCCCATACTGGCCTGGATGGCTTTCGGGTTGAAGCAGTCTGCACAACCAGGAGAGCAGATTATGGCAGGAATTCCGAACCAGTCGGCCGTGCGAATGATGGTGCCGAGGTTGCCCGGATCGCGTAGGTTGTCCAGCAGAATGTAAGGCAGTTCCGGTTTCAACCACAGTTCCGGCAACTCCGGAATTGGAAAAACGGCCAGCACTTCCGGTGGCGTTATGAAGCTGCTGATCGCTTTCATTTCAACGGGCGATACTTCGACTATCCGATCCTGCGGAAGCTGAAATGTTTTACCTTTCTGCCGGAGCCAATTTTCGGTGGCAAACAATTTGTCAAATCGTAGCGAGCTTTGCAACAATTCCGCGACAGTTTTGTGGCCTTCAGCAATGAATAACTGAAATTTATCGCGAAACTTTTTGCCCTGAAGCTGCCGGAGCCACTTTTCCTGAGATTTTGAAACCATCTTTCCCTTATTTGAGACCCTTCATTTTCATAGCCCTGATGCTGCCTGCGCTGCTGTTTTCCTCATGCAGCGTCAAAAAGTATTTAGGCGAGGATGAATATCTCATGAACAAGGCAAAGATAAAGGGCGCTCCGCCAAAAGCCGATGAGGACCTGATGAACCTCGTAAAGCCGAAACCCAACAGCCGCTTCCTGGGAATTGGAAAATGGCGAATGCGTATTTTTATTCTTTTCGATAATGACAAAGAAAAAGGGCTGGCCTACTGGTTAAGAAAAAATATTGGAGAGCGCCCGGTAATTTTGGATTCCACCGCTGTGGAGCAGGCGGTGATGCAAATGGATAATTACATGTTTAATGAGGGTTATTTTCAGAGCAGGTCAAGCTATGAAGTGGATCCTAATGAAAAAAGAAAACGGGCGAAGGTAACTTTTAATATTGAGCCCTATATTTATTATGGTATAAGCCATATTGAATATTATATACAAGACAGGATCCTTGACAGTATTGTAACCAGCGACTCGGCCAATTCACTCATCCATCCAGGCCAGCGGTATGACAGCAATGTGCTTTCGCAGGAGCGCGAAAGGCTTACCACATTGATCCGTAACCAGGGCTACTATAACTTTAACCGCGAGTATATTTATTTTGAAGTACCTGTAGATACCACTTCCATTGTAAAGAATGTAAAAGTGGGCATCGGCATCACGCTCCGGCAAAATTATGAACCGCACAAAGTATTTTATATTGATACCATTTTCGTGGAGCCGGATTACCGGGTGCTATACCCTGAGCAACAGGATACCTTTACCGTGGAAGGTGTTGTGTTCGTAGCCAATCGTTCCATTATTAATCCTAAAGTACTTAAGGATTTCATCTTTTTTGAACCGGGAGATGAATATCGTATTGAGGATGAAAAATCCACGATCAATAAAATTGCGGGCCTCAACCTGTTCAAATTTGTGGATGTAAAGTATGTTGAAAAAGGAACACGTAATGATTCTTCGCTCCTGGATGCTTTTATTCGCCTGACGCCTTACCGGCAATATGACCTTCTGACCGACCTGGAATTGCGCACACGAGAGGAAAATCAGCAGATCACCCAAACACCGGTGGCGGACCAGTTTTATGGAATTGCAGGCAGCATCACGCTTCGCAACAAGAACTTGTTCAGGAGCGCCATACAGCACGATATCCGGTTGCGGGGCGGACTCGAATATCAGACTGAAGATATTGGCAAAAGCCCGTTCCTTGGCGATTATCAATTCGGAGTGAGCACGGGTCTCAACTTCCCGCGAGGCTTCGTACCGTGGAAATTCCGTAGCGTGGCATTGGGCGTAAATTCCATAACCTCGTTAAATCTTGCTTATTTATTTGAGAAAAACTCAGATTTTAAAAGACAGACAGGGACATTCAAATATTATTATCAGTTGCAGAGAGATAAATTCACTTATCTTTTTACGCCTTTTGAGATCAGCCTTGTAAGCACCGACCGTACGCCAGAATTTGATGCGATCCTGGAGCGATTCAATAATCCGCTTATCACCAATCTATTCGATCGCCACCTGCTCATGAACAACCGGTTTACGGCCATCTTCACAGATAAACCCCGTACTCAGGGAATCAACTACTGGTATATAAAAGCCACCCCGATGGAGTCAGGCGGACTGCTGCTGTACGGAATAAAGAAATGGCTTAGCCCGGAACCTCCACCCGGCCGTGGTGAAGAAATAAACACATATCAATTTGCAGGGGTAGATTTCTATCAATATTATAAAACAGAACTGGACGTGCGGTTTTACCAGGTTTTTAACGAGCATGAACAGATGGCTTACCGGCTGAGCGGAGGCATTGGACTTCCTTATGGAAACAGCAAAGTGATGCCCTTTGAAAAACGTTTTTTCATTGGAGGTTCCAGCAGCGTGCGGGCCTGGCGGAATGGACAATTGGGTCCCGGCTCTTACCGCGATACACGCCCGCTATTTCAGCGCATTGACCAATCAGGGGAAATTCTTTTGGAAGGAAATACCGAATACCGGTTCGATATGGGCGACATCACCGAAGGAGCTATATTCATGGATTTCGGGAATATTTGGACGCTTAATGACACTACTCGAGCCGGTTCCATTTTTTACCTCGACCAGTTTTATAAGCAAATCGCAATTTCTGGCGGCATTGGCCTGCGCCTGGATTTCAGCTTTTTTATTTTCAGGACTGATCTTGCTTATCCGCTTCGCGATCCTTCCCTTGTTTCCAAACGTCTCTTCAGCCTGGACAATCCCCGGCTCAACGACATCCGTCTCAATTTCGGGATAGGGTATCCATTTTAGTTTGCGGATTCAATGTGCTGCTCTTTTCTATTTTTGCTGCAATTGCTAAAACAGAAAAGTGGTCAGGAAGAAGAGCAAACGGAAACCGCCTACAAAAACTGCCTCAAAGGTTGCACCTCTTAGTATAAAAGCTACGGTCCCTCGCGGGATGCGAATAGCTAAGTATGCTGCGCTGGTAATGGTATTGTTGTTCGGCACCGTCCTTAGTATGAAGAGTCTTCAGGAGCCTGATCTCTGGTGGCAGTTGCTCACGGGACAATATATTTTACAGGAAGGAGCAATTCCGAGGGTTGATATTTTCTCCTACACTTTTGCAGGTACCGACTGGCTCAACGTAAAATGGGGTTATGAAGTGCTGATGGCTTTGGCAGCTAAGGCGGGCGGCCCGGAGTTGATCCTGTTTCTGCAAATTGTGATCACGCTTTTGTTGCTTCTCTCGCTTTACCGGGTCTTCAGAATTTTTCACAGCGGGCTATTCGGAAACAACCGGCAGGGACCCACTGCTGGATTTGTGATCGTTGCCATACTTTCTCTCGCTGCTTTTGAATTCCGGATGACGGGCCGCCCCGAAGCCGTAAGCCATTTAATGGTTGGAGTTTTCCTCTGGCTGCTAATGCGATGGCGGCAGCAACCCGGCTTATGGATTTACCTGCTGGTTCCATTGCAAATGTTCTGGGCCAACCTGCATGAGGCCTATGGAACCGGACTCGTGATGACTCTGGGGTTTCCTGCAGCCTGCTGGGCCGAATATCTCTGGGGGAACCGTTTCGGACTAAAAACGCCAAAACCGCTGCATCTCACCATCGCTGCGGCTTTGTCCATTCCCGCTGTGGCCATACATCCCTTTGGCTGGGAACTCATTATTCATCCTCTCAATATCTTTTTTCAGTTGCAGGAGAATAAATTCACCGCAGAACTGGAATCGGTATTTTCTCCTAATTACTGGGAATTTCAGGCTTACATCAATATTCTGTTTTTTGTAATTAGCATTGCGGGGTATTTCCTTTTAAAAAATAAAATCGGGAAGGATCTTTTAAATATTCCCTTTCAGCGTTTCGGGCTGGGATACCTGTTGTTTCTTTTTCTGTTTTTTTACCTGAGCCTGTCCGCTTACCGCAATATTCCTTTCTTCATTATTATTTCGTTCCCGGCTGTAGCTGTTGCCGTAGATGGCCTAGCGGAGCGCTTGCTGAGTTCAAAGAGATCTCTCGCAGCCAATTTTCTGGTGCTGCGACAGGTGGCATTTATCTTTTTGTTCCTGATGCTGGCTGTTGGGTACGTTATGGTGGTAACCGGCAATTACTACAAATGGACCGGAAGCAATGACCGCTACGGATTGCAAACAGATGCAGTAAATGCACCGCTGGGTGCTGTAGAGTTTATCAAGGAACATGGCCTGGCCGGGGAACGCAGTTTTACTGATTATATCATTTCGTCCTATCCGCTTTGGGCTTTGCATCCGGAGTACAAAACATATATTGATTTGCGTGACCTGGATATTTTCCCTGCCGGATTTTTCCAGCGCTTTCTGCGGATCGCCACGCAGCCGGAAGGAAATTTTGAGCAGGCTGACAGCACCTGGCAGTTCGGCTACGTATTGCTTTACAGAAATCAATTTATGCCGCTGCATGGCTACCTCATTTCCTCAGAGCAATATGAAATGGTATATGCTGATCCGGTAGCCGTTTTATATGTAAACAAAAGCCACCATCCTGATCTGGCAGAGAAGTTCGGATTTGATGGCGGCAGCAATGATATTTTCAGCAACCCCCAAAATCCTGAAGTATCGGTTCCGGCATTGGTCATTTCGCGTTTATTCTGGCCGGCCTTTCAGGAACAGTATTACCCGAATCTGAATACAGACCTTGAGGCTTCGGGATTTTACTTCCGGACCGGCTACAGGGAATTGGCCTGGAACAGAGCTGTGGCAGCTTCAAATAGCAATATAAGGCAGTGGGAAGCCTACCTGCAACTGGGGAATCTCACATTCCAGGTGGCACAGCAACAAAGTGATGAAACCGAAATGAAACGAATGCTCCAGGAAGCGAGCAGTTATTTCAAACAATCCATAAATATAAAGGAGAATGCCGGAGCCTTTTTAGGATTGGGCCTGGTAAACATCCTTTATAACAATGTGCGGGAAGCAGAGAAACAATTGCAGAACTGCATAGATACCGATCGTAGCAACAGCGAATGTTATACCTATATGGCAGAGGTCGAGTTCATGTATTCACAACAGAACCCAACCGAATCGGGCTATCATTTAAGGGAGCAGCGTAAGTACATAGAAAAGGCGATGGATCTGAATCCTGACAGTCCCTTTTTGCTGTTGCAAATGGGAATAAGCCATTACAGGTTCAACGAGTGCGAAGAAGCGATGGAATATCTGGACCGGGTGCGAAATTTCCCTGGCTTTTCTGCACAGGAACAAAGGATGTTGCAAGACTGCCTCCGGGCGTGCGGAGGTGTTTTATAAAAATTATTAATAGCGAAAATTTCAAAATTTTTCAGAGAAAATGAATTCATTTAAAATTCAAAAATAGTTATGAACAACTATTTGTAAATTAATTCTAACCAAATGCCATTCTTTACAGAATTTAGCCGCGAAAACAATATTCTGCGGCACTCTTATTTAGAACCAGTCTAAATTGGCGCGGTAACCTTCGATAGCCAATGCTAACTCAAATTATCGTCTAAATTTGCGCCCGAAAATACAGCACTTAATTACACCAAGTCCACTCATATTTATGCTTGCACGAACCACCAAGCTATCCCTGATCTTTCTGTTGTTTGCGGGTAGCCTCCTTGCTCAGGAACCGCAGATCACGGGTGATAATCAGGAAGCAACGGCAATCACTGAATCCAATGTGGAATCTTCTCAGGCTGATGCTGCCACCGGACAGATAGACGGCCAGCTTTTATTTAAGAAAAACTGCACACAGTGCCATAAACTGGGAAGCGCCCTGATTGGCCCCGACTTACTTGGGATCAGGGAACGAAAGTCAGAAGAATGGCTGATACGATTCATTCAGAATTCCCAGGCCGTCATTGAATCCGGAGATGAATATGCAGTGGCGCTTTTTGAGCAGTACAATAACGTGATCATGCCTCCGCAGCCTCTCAATGAGGATGAAGTGGCGGCAGTGCTGGATTATATTGATGAGGAAGAAAAGAAACTGGCAGAAGGAGTTCCGGGAACACCCGGAGGAAGTGGGGGACCGGGCTTTGACCCAACTGCCGGAGCCGAAGGTTTATTCGGTCTCTCTTATGAGCAAACAATGGGCTTGCTCGCGGTAGTATTGCTTATTCTTTTGGCCATTTGCTTTACGCTGGTACGGATTCATCAACAGGTCAGTGATTTAGTTTGGGCTAAGGACCATCCGGGAGAAATTAAGCCTGAAAAGGAAATTCGGGAAGGCCGCATCAAATATTTTGTACGGGAATTTCAGGAAAGAGTCAATCCTACTTTCGCAGTGATATCAGTGATCGGGATATTCGTGGTAGGCGGTGCGGCTTTTACATGGGTTCAGGCGCAATGGCTTGGGTCTCAATACAAATATTCTCCCACGCAGCCCATAGCATTTTCACA
This DNA window, taken from Bacteroidia bacterium, encodes the following:
- a CDS encoding BamA/TamA family outer membrane protein; translation: MRPFIFIALMLPALLFSSCSVKKYLGEDEYLMNKAKIKGAPPKADEDLMNLVKPKPNSRFLGIGKWRMRIFILFDNDKEKGLAYWLRKNIGERPVILDSTAVEQAVMQMDNYMFNEGYFQSRSSYEVDPNEKRKRAKVTFNIEPYIYYGISHIEYYIQDRILDSIVTSDSANSLIHPGQRYDSNVLSQERERLTTLIRNQGYYNFNREYIYFEVPVDTTSIVKNVKVGIGITLRQNYEPHKVFYIDTIFVEPDYRVLYPEQQDTFTVEGVVFVANRSIINPKVLKDFIFFEPGDEYRIEDEKSTINKIAGLNLFKFVDVKYVEKGTRNDSSLLDAFIRLTPYRQYDLLTDLELRTREENQQITQTPVADQFYGIAGSITLRNKNLFRSAIQHDIRLRGGLEYQTEDIGKSPFLGDYQFGVSTGLNFPRGFVPWKFRSVALGVNSITSLNLAYLFEKNSDFKRQTGTFKYYYQLQRDKFTYLFTPFEISLVSTDRTPEFDAILERFNNPLITNLFDRHLLMNNRFTAIFTDKPRTQGINYWYIKATPMESGGLLLYGIKKWLSPEPPPGRGEEINTYQFAGVDFYQYYKTELDVRFYQVFNEHEQMAYRLSGGIGLPYGNSKVMPFEKRFFIGGSSSVRAWRNGQLGPGSYRDTRPLFQRIDQSGEILLEGNTEYRFDMGDITEGAIFMDFGNIWTLNDTTRAGSIFYLDQFYKQIAISGGIGLRLDFSFFIFRTDLAYPLRDPSLVSKRLFSLDNPRLNDIRLNFGIGYPF
- a CDS encoding RNA methyltransferase, with translation MVSKSQEKWLRQLQGKKFRDKFQLFIAEGHKTVAELLQSSLRFDKLFATENWLRQKGKTFQLPQDRIVEVSPVEMKAISSFITPPEVLAVFPIPELPELWLKPELPYILLDNLRDPGNLGTIIRTADWFGIPAIICSPGCADCFNPKAIQASMGSIARLPVYYHDLVRLLTDHPAIPSYACTIQGVPLSQDKPKGGFFIIGNEAHGLTESLLAKCRHQITIPGSGHAESLNAAIAAAIMMYEVSNFRQ
- a CDS encoding c-type cytochrome; the encoded protein is MLARTTKLSLIFLLFAGSLLAQEPQITGDNQEATAITESNVESSQADAATGQIDGQLLFKKNCTQCHKLGSALIGPDLLGIRERKSEEWLIRFIQNSQAVIESGDEYAVALFEQYNNVIMPPQPLNEDEVAAVLDYIDEEEKKLAEGVPGTPGGSGGPGFDPTAGAEGLFGLSYEQTMGLLAVVLLILLAICFTLVRIHQQVSDLVWAKDHPGEIKPEKEIREGRIKYFVREFQERVNPTFAVISVIGIFVVGGAAFTWVQAQWLGSQYKYSPTQPIAFSHKLHAGQMNIDCQYCHSSASISKNAGIPSVETCMNCHSYVQGGLQTENPEIKKLIQHWQDSVPIEWVRIHNVPDLAYFNHSQHVTVGGLDCVKCHGQIVHMDEVIQNTTLEMGWCINCHRETAVDSTNQYYAETFKFMDQHKQFTIAQLGGLECSKCHY
- a CDS encoding glycosyltransferase family 39 protein, with amino-acid sequence MEIKSYISKASAAKWGVFLLFCLYLYFPVFLHLNTLPIHLWDEALFGLRALHFLKFGEYMVNFNHFEGMPDYLSTKLPFTTFFQVAGLKIFGINELGLRLPISFIFLGTVFYGCYFSRKYLGSILPGIVAGVVLVSSTGVVTSHMLRTGDHDIPFACYLFLGILFFHRFLNTDRSALLVAFTICMIAAFLTKNLLTGLIFPGLLAYTLYRRSFVKMLRDYRIYLSLLAIAGSYVGTILYIENISPGFWARMWDHDLMGRYKEPIHGHEKAFFYYYYLFVNESFVPFSYFMLAAIALSADRNMNKNVQQLLVLNSLVFVFYLLGISLAETKLPWYLGPLYFMGAFITGLGIYHLWASYIIRMSVAAQYSLLVAALILVIPNYAKIIGSIYLPEPTLSEQKYGIFIERISKDFPEVDTMVIADKSFGPAAYFIKEEYNALEQFNISYQKNIEFNKGEYVITCFQSVLKVMEQKYDIKLLNSWQECSLIKIQREKLILDK